The following DNA comes from Streptomyces globosus.
GCGACGACGCTGTGCAGGTGGTCGCCACGCTGCTCGACGGCCTTCGCTGCGGCCCGCACGCGGTCCACGTCCCAGGCCACGGTGCCGTACTCAGCGTCGTCCACGGGCATGTCGTCCATGGCGCGGCGTGAGGCGGCGAACGTCCGGGCGAGGTCGTCGGGGACGGTTCCCCGCCATGACGCCAGCCGGTAGCCGGGATGAGGACGCTCGACGATTCCGGCGAGGACGGTGGTGTCCACCCCGGCCATTGCCAGGCGGGTGTACCTGAAGGTGAGGACCTTCCGGAAACCGCGCGCTGCCAGGAAATGGTCGCCGGGCGATCCGGCTTCTGCCTGCGCGACGATGCGGCGCCGGGCGTTGTCGCGGGCGGTGGCCACGGCGGTGTCGAGGAGCCGGGAGCCGACGCCCTTGCGGCGCTCCGCAGGATGAACGCGGAGGTCGAGCTCGGCGAGGTGATCCTGTCCGCCGTCGAGCAGGCGCAGGAAGGCGGTCCCGGCGGGGTTGGACTCCGCGTCCGACGCCAACCAGGCAAGACGCCGGCCGTGCGGCCCGTGGGCGGGGTCGGTCAGTGGGGTGATGCGAAGGGACAAGGTGTCTCCGTCGAGAGGAGGTGGCATGGGCCGGTACGCGAGCTCAGCTCCTGGGCACTCGTGCGCATGTGCTTCACACCTCCTGGTCGACAGCGCCGGCCTGCACCGATGCGGGCGGCTGGGCGAGCCTGGCCAGCTGCCGGACCCCTGGGCAACGGATTGACGAAAAGGCGGTGCGCGTGTGTGGTCACAGCCACTCGTTGATGGCCGCGACGAGGACGGTCGCCCCGTGGCGGACGGCGAGCTTACGTATCTCGTGGCCACGGAGCGGTTCCTTCTGGGGCGATTGACGCCACATTCGACCGCATGCCGGGCCTTGTGGTCCTCGCCGTGTCCCCGCGGCGCCGTTCGAACCGCCATGCCGCTTCGAGGCAGTACAGCTCTTCCTCGCGGTAGCCGGGCCGTGGCGGACCGAGGCGCTTCGCGGCTTCCACGCACCGCTCGTCGCGGTGGAGTGCGAGACTCTGGACGGCTTCGAGCCGGACGCGGCGCTCCGGGTGGTCAAGCAGCGCCGCCAGCGAGTCACTCAGTACGGGGTCGCCGTTCGCGATGTCGCCGGCGCTGCGGCAGGCCGCGATCCCCACATCGGTGTCCGGGTCGTTCATCAGCGTCAGGACTCCCTCGCGGGCCCTGCCGGACAGGTGCTCGCCGTCCTTGGACGTGCCGAGGCCGGCGGCCACCGCTCGCCGGACGCCGGGGTCGTGGTGGCCGAGGTGCGCCAGGAGGGCGGCTTCGGCGCGCGGGCCCTGGTACGAGGAGAGGCCGTGGAGGACCGTTGCGAGGACGGCGGGGTCCGTCTCCTCGGCTGACCAGTCCGTGAGGGCGGCCACAGCGAGGACGCAGTACTGCTCTTCGTGTGCATCGGCGAAGAGTTCGAACAGCCGTGTCAGTTCGGCACCGAACAGTCGGCGCCTCGGGTCCGCGTCGGCGCGCAGGGTCTCGGCGACGGCCCATGCCTCCGGCTCACGCCGGTGGGAGAGCATGATCGCGGCTCGGCCCCACGCCGTGTGGTCCGGGTCGCGCTCCAGGGCACGGGTGACGAGGTCGTCGCAGGAGGTGCGGATGCCGAGCAGTTCCTCCAACTCCGTGAGGATCGCGCCGTGTCCGTCCCGTACGGTCACTCCTTCGAGCGTCAGCTCGCCGACCTTGTAGTACCCCTCGTCGTCCTGCACGCGGGTGTACGCGACATCGCCCGAGGAACCGGTGCGGCGCCGCAGTTCGGCTTCGGTTCCGGCCTCGTGCCAGGTGCGTGCGAGGTCCCTCAGCTCCTTCAGCTCGGAGGTCGGGTACCTGTGCCGGATGCTGCCGCCGGTGAGGGCGTCGACGAGCGCGGGAGAGCCGAAGCCGACCGCCTCGCGCAGGGACGGCAACCGGTCCGGCGCGACTTCGCCGGGTACTGCTCCGCGCCTGATCAGCAGGTCGGCGACGTCGGTGTGGAGGGCCTGGACGGCCGCGGCGAAGGCGGCGGTCTCGTCGTCGGAGCCCCCGTGGGGCCGGCCCTCGCGTTCTTCCAGGAGCTGCTTCACGCGGAGCATGTCGCCCGCCCTGGCGGCGGCGGCCAGAGGGCCCTCCGCCGCACCGCTCGCGTGTCCGTCCGTCTGCATGACTGCTGCCCCCCGTTGTGTTTCCGCTGGTCAGTCTAGGTGCGGCCGCCTGGCGGGCTCGCATGGTTTTCGGGCCGGGGCCTGAGGGGCGGGGCTCCCGGCCGTCGGGGTGCGGCTCAGGCGTGGTCGGCGAGGGGGCGGAGTTCGACGGTGGGCTGCGGTCGGGGTTCGGGGCGGGGTTCGAGGCCGAAGGTGGTGAAGGCGGTCCGGGCGGGCTGGGGGTAGGGGTCGGTGCCGGTGAGGGTGTTGAGGATGGTGGCGCTGCGCCAGGCGGCGAGGCCGAGGTCGGGGGCGCCGACGCCGTGGGTGTGGCGTTCGCCGTTCTGTACGAAGACGGTGCCGGTGACGGCGGGGTCGAGGACCATCCGGTGGCTGCGGTCGATGCGGGGGCGGCCGGAGGAGTCCTTGCGGAGGTAGGGGTCGAGGCCGGCGAGGAGGCGGTGCAGGGGGCGTTCGCGGTAGCCGGTGGCGAGGATGACGGCGTCGGTGGTGAGGCGGGAGCGGGTGCCCTGGTCGGCGTGCTCCAGATGCAGTTCGATCTTGGTGGTGGCGATGCGGCCCGCGGTGCGGACGGTGACGCCGGGGGTGAGGACGGCGTCGGGCCAGCCGCCGTGGAGGCTGCGGCTGTAGAGCTCGTGGTGGATGGCGGCGATGGTGGCGGTGTCGATGCCCTTGTGGAGCTGCCACTGGGCGGGGAGGAGGCGGTCGCGGACGGGTTCGGGGAGGGCGTGGAAGTAGTGCGTGTAGTCGGGGGTGAAGTGTTCGAGGCCGAGCTTGCTGTACTCCATGGGTGCGAAGGAGGGGGTGCGGGCGAGCCAGGTGAGGCGTTCGCGGCCGGCGGGGCGGGCGCGGAGGAGGTCGAGGAAGACCTCGGCGCCGGACTGGCCTGAGCCGATGACGGTGATGTGGTCGGCGCCGAGGATGCGGGTGCGGTTGTCGAGGTAGTCCGCGGAGTGGATCACGGGGACGGTGGGGGCTTCGGCGAGGGGGCGCAGCGGGTCGGGGACGTGCGGGGCGGTGCCGATGCCGAGGGCGAGGTGGCGGGCGTGCGTGCGGCCGAGGGCTTCGGCTTCGCCGTGCGCGCCGAGGCGGGTGTAGTCGATCTCGAACAGGTCGTGTTCGGGGTTCCAGCGGACGGCGTCGACCTGGTGGCCGAAGTGGAGGCCGGGGAGGTTCTCGGCGACCCAGCGGCAGTAGGCGTCGTATTCGGTGCGCTGGATGTGGAACTGCTGGGCGAAGTAGAAGGGGTAGAGGCGCTCTCTGTTCCTGAGGTGGTTGAGGAAGGTCCAGGGGCTGGTGGGGTCGGCGAGGGTGACGAGGTCCGCGAGGTACGGGACTTGGAGGGTGGTGCCGTCGATGAGGAGTCCGGGGTGCCAGCGGAAGTGGGGGCGTTCGTCGTAGAAGGCGGTGGCGAGGGGGGCGGCTCCGTGGCGGGGCAGGCCGTCGGCGAGGGCGGCGAGGGACAGGTTGAAGGGACCGATGCCGATTCCGACGAGGTCGTGGGGTGCATCGAGGTGGGCGGTCATCGGGGGGTGCTGCCTTCCAGGAGGGTGAGGAGGGTGGTGAGGTCCTGTGGGGTGGTGTGGGGGTTGAGGAGCGTCGCTTTGAGCCAGAGGCGGCCGTCGGCGTTGGCCCGGCCGAGGACCGCGCGGCCGTGGTGGAGGAGGGCGCGGCGGAGGTCGGCGACGTCGGTGTCGGTGGCGTGGGTGGGCCGGAAGAGGACGGTGGTGAGGGTGGGGGCTGCGTGGAGGGTGAAGGCGGGGTGGGCGTCGATGAGTTCGGCGAGGTGGCGGGCGAGGCCGAGGGTGTGGTCGATGAGGCGGGCGACGCCGTCGCGGCCGAGTGCGCGCAGCGTGGCGGCGATCTTGAGGGCGTCGGGGCGTCGGGTGGTGCGGAGGGAGCGGCCGAGGAGATCGGGAAGGCCGGCTTCGGTGTCGTCGGCGGCGTTGAGGTAGTCGGCCTGGTGGGCGAGCGGGGCCAGATGGGCGGTGTCGGGGACGGCGAGGAGGCCGGCGGGGACGGGCTGCCAGCCGAGTTTGTGCAGGTCGAGGGAGATGGACCCGGCGCGGTGGAGGCCGGTGAGGAGGTGCCGGTGCCGCGGGCTGAGGGCGAGGGGGCCGGCGTAGGCGGCGTCGACGTGGAGTTCGGCTCCGTGGCGGGCGCAGGTGTCGGCGAGGGCGTCGAGGGGGTCGATGAGCCCGGCGTCGGTGGTGCCTGCGGTGGCGGTGACGAGGGCGGGGCCGGTGGTGCGGGCGAGGGTGTCGTGGACGTGGCGGGGGTCGAGGACGCCGGTCGGTGTGGGGAGCGAGGTGGTGGGGGGCAGTCCGAGGAGCCAGGCGGCGCGGGGGACGGAGTGGTGGGCGTT
Coding sequences within:
- a CDS encoding GNAT family N-acetyltransferase translates to MSLRITPLTDPAHGPHGRRLAWLASDAESNPAGTAFLRLLDGGQDHLAELDLRVHPAERRKGVGSRLLDTAVATARDNARRRIVAQAEAGSPGDHFLAARGFRKVLTFRYTRLAMAGVDTTVLAGIVERPHPGYRLASWRGTVPDDLARTFAASRRAMDDMPVDDAEYGTVAWDVDRVRAAAKAVEQRGDHLHSVVAIDASNGSIAGFTELVIPGNGAGDGQHYGTGVLPEHRGHGLGRWMKAESIRQAHRDYPDLAGLLADTADSNAHMRRINDGLGYTPTHTTHQHQLDL
- a CDS encoding HEAT repeat domain-containing protein — protein: MQTDGHASGAAEGPLAAAARAGDMLRVKQLLEEREGRPHGGSDDETAAFAAAVQALHTDVADLLIRRGAVPGEVAPDRLPSLREAVGFGSPALVDALTGGSIRHRYPTSELKELRDLARTWHEAGTEAELRRRTGSSGDVAYTRVQDDEGYYKVGELTLEGVTVRDGHGAILTELEELLGIRTSCDDLVTRALERDPDHTAWGRAAIMLSHRREPEAWAVAETLRADADPRRRLFGAELTRLFELFADAHEEQYCVLAVAALTDWSAEETDPAVLATVLHGLSSYQGPRAEAALLAHLGHHDPGVRRAVAAGLGTSKDGEHLSGRAREGVLTLMNDPDTDVGIAACRSAGDIANGDPVLSDSLAALLDHPERRVRLEAVQSLALHRDERCVEAAKRLGPPRPGYREEELYCLEAAWRFERRRGDTARTTRPGMRSNVASIAPEGTAPWPRDT
- a CDS encoding lysine N(6)-hydroxylase/L-ornithine N(5)-oxygenase family protein; translation: MTAHLDAPHDLVGIGIGPFNLSLAALADGLPRHGAAPLATAFYDERPHFRWHPGLLIDGTTLQVPYLADLVTLADPTSPWTFLNHLRNRERLYPFYFAQQFHIQRTEYDAYCRWVAENLPGLHFGHQVDAVRWNPEHDLFEIDYTRLGAHGEAEALGRTHARHLALGIGTAPHVPDPLRPLAEAPTVPVIHSADYLDNRTRILGADHITVIGSGQSGAEVFLDLLRARPAGRERLTWLARTPSFAPMEYSKLGLEHFTPDYTHYFHALPEPVRDRLLPAQWQLHKGIDTATIAAIHHELYSRSLHGGWPDAVLTPGVTVRTAGRIATTKIELHLEHADQGTRSRLTTDAVILATGYRERPLHRLLAGLDPYLRKDSSGRPRIDRSHRMVLDPAVTGTVFVQNGERHTHGVGAPDLGLAAWRSATILNTLTGTDPYPQPARTAFTTFGLEPRPEPRPQPTVELRPLADHA
- a CDS encoding pyridoxal phosphate-dependent decarboxylase family protein is translated as MTAPPGPPLPPLAGGPDGPDALRPLLDTVLDALAAGARARSGPLPAGGPDAVGADVAAALGALLPERGTGPHEALRTLVHVLARGAADPAHPLCAGHLHGPPLAVAAAADLAAGALNPSLDSWDQAPAASVLEALLTRTLAAELYPTAQPDALITTGGTEANQLALLLARERHGPALTVVHGANAHHSVPRAAWLLGLPPTTSLPTPTGVLDPRHVHDTLARTTGPALVTATAGTTDAGLIDPLDALADTCARHGAELHVDAAYAGPLALSPRHRHLLTGLHRAGSISLDLHKLGWQPVPAGLLAVPDTAHLAPLAHQADYLNAADDTEAGLPDLLGRSLRTTRRPDALKIAATLRALGRDGVARLIDHTLGLARHLAELIDAHPAFTLHAAPTLTTVLFRPTHATDTDVADLRRALLHHGRAVLGRANADGRLWLKATLLNPHTTPQDLTTLLTLLEGSTPR